A genome region from Halorussus pelagicus includes the following:
- a CDS encoding ABC transporter permease, with amino-acid sequence MARGEEVGRDAGDARPDTRRPDRTAPTRWLERRALALLGVATVLVLAVVFYYPVLTVFADAVRVGGEWTGEVVRGVLEDPFYFGVLAPIFGGDFGAISEVAAESPLGLFGFTAYQALLSTIASVALGLPGAYVLSRYEFPGRRTVRSLTILPFVMPSIMVAIGFVAFFGANGPLNDLLALFGLGPVNLLFTLEAIVVAHAFYNAPLVARVTTAAWESVDARMVETARSLGANPWHAFRDVLVPQLLPAILTGALLTFIFTFMSFPIVLALGGFQLATVEVWVYSLVQELEYAEAAALAVAETVLSLALTYAYLRYEARQSGGGRAANPPPRKRLLPDSPSLLAALERVGVLAYAAVVAVVFVGPIASMVAESVTGPSGFTLQYYEFLVQRQAEGASFQTKPGVAVRNSVAFGVATLLVALPMGVTISVLTTRGSRGSRLADAAAMAPFAVSGVVVGLGMLRGLVFGVEVWGYRLQVTGPVAIVAAHGVAAYPFVVRNVAPLLGGLDRSLVESARALGATRVRALLDVELPMVASGVAAGTAFAFAISIGEFDSTVILATGSSSYTMPVAVERYIGNRTLGPATAMGTVLLAVTSLSFVVVDRLGGRWEA; translated from the coding sequence GTGGCCCGAGGCGAGGAGGTCGGCCGCGACGCGGGCGACGCGCGACCCGACACCCGCCGCCCAGACCGCACCGCGCCGACCCGATGGCTCGAACGCCGCGCGCTCGCGCTCCTCGGAGTCGCAACTGTCCTCGTCCTCGCGGTCGTCTTCTACTACCCGGTGTTGACCGTCTTCGCCGACGCGGTCCGCGTCGGCGGCGAGTGGACCGGCGAAGTCGTCCGCGGCGTCCTCGAAGACCCGTTCTACTTCGGCGTTCTCGCCCCGATTTTCGGCGGCGACTTCGGCGCGATTTCGGAGGTCGCCGCGGAGTCTCCGCTCGGCCTGTTTGGGTTCACCGCCTACCAAGCCCTGCTCTCGACGATTGCCAGCGTCGCGCTCGGCCTGCCGGGAGCCTACGTTCTCTCGCGCTACGAGTTCCCCGGCAGGCGGACGGTTCGCTCGCTGACCATCCTGCCGTTCGTGATGCCCTCCATCATGGTCGCCATCGGATTCGTCGCGTTCTTCGGGGCGAACGGCCCGCTGAACGACCTGCTGGCCCTGTTCGGTCTCGGTCCCGTGAACCTGCTGTTCACCCTCGAAGCAATCGTCGTCGCTCACGCCTTCTACAACGCGCCGCTGGTCGCCCGCGTGACGACTGCGGCGTGGGAGAGCGTGGACGCCCGGATGGTCGAGACGGCGCGCTCGCTCGGCGCGAACCCGTGGCACGCCTTCCGCGACGTGCTGGTTCCCCAACTCCTGCCCGCGATTTTGACGGGCGCGCTTCTCACCTTCATTTTCACGTTCATGTCGTTTCCCATCGTCCTCGCGCTCGGCGGGTTCCAACTCGCCACGGTCGAGGTGTGGGTCTACTCGCTCGTGCAGGAGTTGGAGTACGCGGAGGCCGCCGCGCTCGCGGTGGCCGAGACGGTCCTCTCGTTAGCGCTGACTTACGCCTACCTCCGGTACGAGGCGCGCCAATCGGGCGGCGGGCGGGCCGCGAACCCACCGCCGCGAAAGCGCCTCCTGCCCGACTCGCCGTCGCTACTCGCCGCGCTCGAACGCGTCGGTGTCCTCGCGTACGCCGCCGTGGTCGCGGTGGTCTTCGTCGGACCAATCGCCAGCATGGTCGCCGAGAGCGTGACCGGTCCCTCCGGGTTCACGCTCCAGTATTACGAGTTCCTCGTCCAGCGGCAGGCCGAGGGCGCTTCCTTCCAGACCAAACCGGGCGTCGCGGTACGCAACTCGGTCGCCTTCGGCGTGGCGACCCTGCTCGTCGCGCTCCCGATGGGCGTGACCATCTCGGTCCTCACGACCCGCGGGAGCAGGGGAAGCAGACTCGCCGACGCGGCGGCGATGGCTCCGTTCGCGGTCAGCGGCGTCGTCGTCGGTCTCGGGATGCTCCGCGGGTTGGTCTTCGGCGTCGAGGTGTGGGGCTATCGCTTGCAGGTGACGGGACCGGTCGCCATCGTCGCGGCCCACGGCGTCGCCGCCTACCCCTTCGTCGTTCGGAACGTCGCGCCCCTGCTCGGCGGTCTGGACCGCTCGCTCGTGGAGTCAGCACGCGCGCTCGGGGCGACTCGCGTCCGGGCGTTGCTCGACGTGGAACTCCCGATGGTCGCCTCGGGGGTCGCCGCCGGGACCGCCTTCGCGTTCGCCATCAGCATCGGCGAGTTCGATTCGACGGTGATTTTGGCGACCGGAAGCTCTAGCTACACGATGCCAGTCGCCGTCGAGCGCTACATCGGCAACCGCACGCTCGGTCCCGCGACGGCGATGGGGACGGTCCTCCTCGCCGTCACGAGTCTCAGTTTCGTCGTTGTCGATAGACTGGGAGGTCGGTGGGAGGCGTGA
- a CDS encoding ABC transporter ATP-binding protein: MTSIRLRDLSKSFDGVDALRDVRLDVADGEFFTLVGPSGCGKTTTLRAIAGFESPDSGSVRFGDREMAGVAPEDRDAGIVFQNYALFPHMTVGENVAYGLRFRDAPGGQSKSERVADLLELVDLPDFEDRDPDELSGGQRQRVALARALAPGPDVLLLDEPMSALDARLREDLRTQVKAIQSELGITTVYVTHDQEEALAVSDRVAVMHDGGVEQVGTPEAVYREPETRFVAEFLGENNVFAGEVRGSAVRVGATSFALSDLDAPEGSEVVFCVRPEDLSRGPSENGFEATVETVEFLGESFRAHLDWEGRAVTLRLPERPERERLRVGFAPEDAHVVSSGGQAREVLDRDLG; the protein is encoded by the coding sequence GTGACGAGCATTCGCCTGCGGGACCTCTCGAAGTCCTTCGACGGCGTGGACGCCCTGCGAGACGTGCGCCTCGACGTGGCCGACGGCGAGTTCTTCACGCTCGTCGGTCCCTCGGGGTGCGGGAAGACGACGACCCTGCGCGCTATCGCAGGGTTCGAGTCGCCTGACTCGGGTTCGGTCCGGTTCGGCGACCGCGAGATGGCCGGGGTCGCCCCGGAGGACCGCGACGCGGGCATCGTCTTCCAGAACTACGCGCTGTTTCCCCACATGACGGTCGGCGAGAACGTCGCCTACGGACTCCGGTTCCGGGACGCACCCGGCGGCCAGTCGAAGTCCGAGCGCGTGGCCGACCTGCTGGAGCTGGTCGATTTGCCCGACTTCGAGGACCGGGACCCAGACGAACTGTCGGGCGGCCAGCGCCAGCGCGTCGCGCTGGCGCGGGCGCTCGCGCCCGGTCCCGACGTGCTGTTGCTGGACGAACCGATGAGCGCGCTCGACGCGAGACTCCGCGAAGACCTCCGGACGCAGGTGAAGGCCATCCAGTCGGAGTTGGGAATCACCACTGTCTACGTCACACACGACCAAGAGGAAGCCCTCGCCGTGAGCGACCGAGTGGCGGTCATGCACGACGGTGGCGTCGAGCAGGTCGGCACGCCCGAGGCGGTCTACCGTGAACCCGAGACCCGATTCGTCGCGGAGTTCCTCGGCGAGAATAACGTCTTCGCGGGCGAAGTCAGGGGCAGCGCGGTCCGCGTCGGCGCGACCTCCTTTGCGCTCTCGGACCTCGACGCGCCCGAAGGGAGCGAGGTCGTCTTCTGCGTCCGCCCGGAGGACCTGAGTCGCGGGCCGAGCGAGAACGGCTTCGAGGCGACCGTCGAGACCGTCGAGTTCCTCGGCGAGTCGTTCCGCGCGCACCTCGACTGGGAGGGCCGAGCGGTGACGCTTCGACTCCCCGAGCGTCCCGAGCGCGAGCGCCTGCGGGTCGGATTCGCGCCCGAGGACGCACACGTCGTTTCGAGCGGTGGGCAGGCGAGAGAAGTTCTCGACCGGGACCTCGGGTAA
- a CDS encoding methyl-accepting chemotaxis protein, which produces MSVHPIVSNPDEQFRDDSTRAENLEYEDDVELETEVEEIEQDVQADADYDREAASEIQTSLAELQDSSEGIADRTHEITALAREQSEGMSQVSEEVSDLSAAVEEIASSSEEVASASEHAHQQAEEGQEAAAEASETMTEIRAAAQSVTEDVQTIRESVEQIDDIIEVINDIAEQTNLLALNANIEAARADEGGDGFAVVADEIKTLAAESQEQADEIEGRVGRIQENTENAVESLEESNSRIDDGIETVESAVGSLDEIAESVEEVNQGIEEVASATDQQAASTEEVAAMIDQTTENADDIADRTDAISEELDDQTDQISDINRQIDDLVEE; this is translated from the coding sequence ATGTCGGTACATCCAATCGTGAGCAACCCCGACGAACAGTTTCGAGACGACTCGACACGCGCGGAAAATCTGGAGTACGAAGACGACGTAGAACTCGAAACGGAAGTCGAGGAGATAGAACAGGACGTTCAGGCCGACGCCGATTATGACCGCGAGGCCGCCAGCGAGATACAGACCTCGCTCGCGGAACTGCAGGACTCTTCGGAGGGCATCGCCGACCGCACCCACGAGATTACTGCCCTCGCCCGCGAACAGTCCGAGGGCATGTCGCAGGTCTCCGAAGAGGTGTCGGACCTGAGCGCCGCCGTCGAGGAAATCGCCTCCTCCTCCGAGGAAGTGGCGTCGGCCAGCGAACACGCCCACCAACAGGCCGAAGAGGGGCAAGAGGCCGCCGCCGAGGCCAGCGAGACGATGACCGAGATACGGGCGGCCGCCCAGAGCGTGACCGAAGACGTTCAGACCATCCGCGAGAGCGTCGAGCAGATAGACGACATCATCGAGGTCATCAACGACATCGCCGAGCAGACCAATCTGCTCGCGCTCAACGCCAACATCGAGGCCGCCCGCGCGGACGAGGGCGGCGACGGGTTCGCGGTCGTCGCCGACGAAATAAAGACGCTCGCTGCCGAGTCCCAAGAGCAAGCCGACGAAATCGAGGGGCGGGTCGGTCGGATTCAGGAGAACACCGAGAACGCGGTCGAAAGTCTCGAAGAGAGCAACTCGCGCATCGACGACGGGATAGAGACCGTCGAATCGGCCGTCGGGAGCCTCGACGAAATCGCCGAGTCGGTCGAAGAAGTCAATCAGGGCATCGAGGAAGTGGCGTCGGCGACCGACCAGCAGGCCGCGAGTACCGAGGAGGTCGCCGCGATGATCGACCAGACGACCGAGAACGCCGACGATATCGCCGACCGCACCGACGCGATTTCCGAAGAACTCGACGACCAGACCGACCAGATTTCGGATATCAACCGGCAGATAGACGACCTCGTCGAGGAGTGA
- a CDS encoding ATP-dependent DNA helicase: MTASDSWREVFGHAEPYDEQVDGIETAIDTAEEGGFAVVEGACGTGKTMLALTAGIDLVRDPESHYERVVVLTSVKQQLRQFEEDLRTINSNLPSDAEPVTSLTLVGKADVCPYNRENAGGIDDGNVYERCESLREDTRGITGEGGATTARSLVSRARSQQTGLADSGTQGRAAASYLETADEPTPYPPEMPEYDDVEYCPFYAQFLEELPEDGDPVEAVPFDFDGMGLIDPEELVSLSVQHGTCPHSMMGAMLPHAEVVVGNYYHAFDPVTTGGFTGALLDSSTFVVCDEAHMLEPRVRDLVSDAVGDKTLRDAESELTRVIQPLKFDGDKETHTAADADLVRGELEDSDVSLSDLEATRDFVRELREELDRRVTAHLEREHRGWKSNLHDLPDDEIPLRDPTEPREDEISAWAESEGYHDGIWVKAEAVGSVVARILNEAEDDEKERAAPAAGRVLGEWYRNDHEHYFREIELERTWNEKEPDTSWRRAYNASLAMQNCVPSDAIGEQLAEFGGGVLMSATLEPLDVFEEVTGLNHLDAEQGRPVEERTYGLNFPEERRESFAVDAPKFTYDNRGSPGEETQTRRMYADALREVATETPGNVLVGMPNYAEATWAAERLRDDSAVEKPVLLDESSADDVTEDLKAEFFGGEGKVLVTSLRGTLTEGVDYEGDRLSAAVVCGVPIINTASPRTKAVRTAYERAFGDGFQYALTVPAVRKARQALGRVIRGPEEVGVRVLVDSRYARDSWDSVRTYFPETEREEFQPVSPDMLSLGLERFWRGRE, translated from the coding sequence GTGACCGCAAGCGATTCGTGGCGCGAGGTGTTCGGCCACGCCGAACCGTACGACGAGCAGGTCGATGGCATCGAGACCGCCATCGACACCGCCGAGGAAGGCGGGTTCGCGGTGGTCGAGGGTGCCTGTGGGACCGGCAAGACCATGCTGGCGCTGACCGCGGGAATCGACCTCGTCCGCGACCCCGAGAGCCACTACGAGCGCGTGGTCGTCCTCACCAGCGTCAAACAGCAACTCCGGCAGTTCGAGGAGGACCTGCGGACCATCAACTCGAACCTGCCGAGCGACGCCGAGCCCGTGACGAGTCTGACCCTCGTCGGGAAGGCCGACGTGTGCCCCTACAACCGCGAGAACGCGGGCGGCATCGACGACGGCAACGTCTACGAACGGTGCGAATCCCTCCGGGAGGACACCCGCGGGATTACCGGCGAGGGCGGCGCGACGACCGCCCGGAGCCTCGTCTCGCGCGCTCGGAGCCAGCAGACCGGACTGGCCGACTCGGGGACGCAGGGCCGGGCCGCGGCGAGCTATCTGGAGACCGCCGACGAGCCGACGCCGTATCCCCCCGAGATGCCCGAGTACGACGACGTGGAATACTGCCCGTTCTACGCGCAGTTCCTCGAAGAGTTGCCCGAGGACGGCGACCCCGTGGAGGCGGTCCCGTTCGACTTCGACGGTATGGGTCTCATCGACCCCGAGGAACTGGTCTCGCTGTCGGTCCAGCACGGCACCTGTCCCCACTCGATGATGGGCGCAATGTTGCCCCACGCGGAGGTCGTCGTCGGCAACTACTACCACGCCTTCGACCCCGTGACGACCGGCGGGTTCACGGGTGCACTACTCGATTCGTCCACCTTCGTCGTCTGCGACGAGGCACACATGCTCGAACCGCGCGTCCGGGACCTCGTGAGCGACGCGGTGGGCGACAAGACCCTGCGAGACGCCGAGTCGGAACTCACGCGGGTCATCCAACCGCTCAAGTTCGACGGCGACAAGGAGACCCACACCGCCGCCGACGCCGACCTCGTGCGCGGCGAACTCGAAGACAGTGACGTGTCCCTTTCGGACCTCGAAGCGACCCGCGACTTCGTCCGGGAGTTGCGCGAGGAACTGGACCGCCGGGTCACGGCCCACCTCGAACGCGAACACCGAGGCTGGAAGTCGAACCTCCACGACCTGCCCGACGACGAGATTCCGCTCCGGGACCCGACCGAACCCCGAGAGGACGAAATCTCGGCGTGGGCCGAATCGGAAGGCTATCACGACGGTATCTGGGTCAAGGCCGAAGCCGTGGGGTCGGTCGTCGCGCGCATCCTGAACGAGGCCGAAGACGACGAGAAAGAGCGCGCCGCCCCCGCCGCGGGCCGAGTCCTCGGCGAGTGGTACCGCAACGACCACGAACACTACTTCCGGGAAATCGAACTCGAACGGACGTGGAACGAAAAAGAACCCGACACCTCGTGGCGGCGCGCGTACAACGCCAGCCTCGCCATGCAGAACTGCGTGCCCAGCGACGCCATCGGCGAACAGCTCGCGGAGTTCGGCGGCGGCGTCCTGATGAGCGCGACGCTCGAACCCCTCGACGTGTTCGAGGAGGTGACGGGACTGAATCATCTGGACGCCGAGCAGGGCCGTCCGGTCGAAGAGCGGACGTACGGCTTGAATTTCCCCGAGGAGCGCCGCGAGAGCTTCGCGGTGGACGCCCCGAAGTTCACCTACGACAACCGGGGGTCTCCGGGCGAGGAGACCCAGACCCGCCGGATGTACGCCGACGCGCTTCGGGAGGTGGCGACCGAGACGCCAGGGAACGTCCTCGTCGGGATGCCAAACTACGCCGAAGCGACGTGGGCCGCCGAGCGCCTGCGCGACGATTCCGCAGTCGAGAAACCGGTCCTATTGGACGAGAGTAGCGCCGACGACGTGACCGAGGACCTGAAAGCCGAGTTCTTCGGCGGCGAGGGCAAAGTCCTCGTGACCAGCCTTCGGGGCACGCTCACGGAGGGCGTCGATTACGAGGGCGACCGTCTCAGCGCCGCGGTGGTCTGTGGCGTCCCCATCATCAACACCGCGAGTCCGCGGACGAAGGCCGTCAGGACGGCCTACGAGCGCGCGTTCGGCGACGGGTTCCAGTACGCGCTCACGGTTCCGGCGGTCCGGAAGGCACGCCAAGCCCTCGGACGGGTCATCCGCGGCCCCGAGGAGGTTGGCGTCCGCGTGCTGGTGGACTCGCGGTACGCCCGCGACTCGTGGGACAGCGTTCGGACGTACTTCCCCGAGACCGAGCGCGAGGAGTTCCAACCGGTGAGTCCCGATATGCTGTCGCTCGGACTGGAGCGATTCTGGCGCGGGCGGGAGTGA
- a CDS encoding universal stress protein, with the protein MTEPPLEVETVLVPVDGSDESVEAVEYAAAVAEQYEASVHAMYVLGEELVRGIEHGAVAEEDVLSDTETFMEQARDLAAEYDVAVSTSNVYGFSTTRKTQHPGSAVLDTAEELDADFLVIPREPLSGEPGEVLEKAAEYVLLYASQPVLSV; encoded by the coding sequence ATGACCGAGCCGCCGCTCGAAGTCGAGACTGTCCTCGTCCCCGTTGACGGGAGCGACGAGTCGGTCGAGGCCGTCGAGTACGCCGCCGCCGTCGCCGAGCAGTACGAGGCGTCCGTCCACGCGATGTACGTCCTCGGCGAAGAACTCGTTCGTGGCATCGAACACGGAGCCGTCGCCGAGGAGGACGTTCTCTCGGACACCGAGACGTTCATGGAGCAAGCTCGGGACCTCGCGGCCGAGTACGACGTGGCCGTCTCGACCTCGAACGTCTACGGCTTCTCGACCACCAGAAAGACCCAACACCCCGGAAGCGCGGTCCTCGACACCGCCGAGGAACTCGACGCCGACTTCCTCGTCATCCCGCGCGAACCACTGAGCGGCGAACCCGGCGAGGTGCTGGAGAAGGCCGCCGAGTACGTGTTGCTGTACGCGAGCCAGCCCGTGCTGTCCGTATAA
- a CDS encoding GNAT family N-acetyltransferase — protein sequence MSPEDGSYPDDEADSFPEPPVSFEDRKDRRIEIRPYEDADFEAVVEMYADFEPADRAQGIPPATESRVRDWFENLLEGLNVVAWHEDRAVGHATLVPDDDASELAIFVHQDYQRAGIGSDLIRALLGHGQAEGVEKVWLTVERWNHAAVNLYESVGFETNGTESFEIEMVLRL from the coding sequence ATGAGTCCGGAGGACGGGAGCTACCCCGACGACGAGGCCGACTCGTTCCCGGAGCCGCCGGTGTCGTTCGAGGACAGGAAGGACCGACGCATCGAGATTCGGCCCTACGAGGACGCGGACTTCGAGGCGGTCGTGGAGATGTACGCCGACTTCGAACCCGCCGACCGCGCGCAGGGCATCCCGCCAGCCACCGAGTCGCGGGTCCGCGACTGGTTCGAGAACCTGCTTGAGGGGCTGAACGTTGTCGCGTGGCACGAGGACCGAGCGGTCGGCCACGCCACGCTGGTTCCCGACGACGACGCCTCGGAACTGGCCATCTTCGTCCATCAGGACTACCAGCGCGCGGGCATCGGGTCGGACCTCATCCGGGCGCTACTGGGCCACGGCCAGGCCGAGGGCGTCGAGAAAGTCTGGCTGACCGTCGAGCGCTGGAACCACGCCGCGGTGAACCTCTACGAGTCGGTCGGCTTCGAGACCAACGGGACCGAGAGCTTCGAGATAGAGATGGTGTTGCGGCTGTGA
- a CDS encoding universal stress protein, with the protein MNVLLGIGGSDDSFRALEETVGRAQAAGDDLVVAILENPESDRETEDIEERVFETLERTTFTAGVRHLSGDPGSQLVDLAEREEFDQIVLGGGQRSPMGKIKLGHIAEFVLLNSPVSVKLVR; encoded by the coding sequence ATGAACGTACTGCTCGGAATCGGCGGAAGCGACGACTCGTTTCGCGCGCTCGAAGAGACGGTCGGCCGCGCACAGGCCGCCGGTGACGACCTCGTCGTCGCCATCCTCGAAAATCCCGAAAGTGACCGCGAGACCGAGGATATCGAGGAGAGAGTGTTCGAGACGCTGGAGCGAACGACGTTCACGGCAGGAGTCCGGCACCTCTCGGGCGACCCCGGAAGCCAACTCGTGGACCTCGCCGAGCGCGAGGAGTTCGACCAGATCGTCCTCGGCGGCGGCCAGCGCAGTCCGATGGGGAAAATAAAACTGGGACACATCGCGGAGTTCGTCCTGCTGAACTCCCCTGTTAGCGTCAAGCTAGTACGATGA
- a CDS encoding DUF5806 family protein, with translation MADDPSRPPENDEQDAERSDDSPTEERADIDDEPDATAETESAAEETSPEADADDVPPEVRKYERFKKVDGAQYDRVNEFLRDRTYITAREWAIARLCADFRTETGVEMTKIGENLPELVPFMTDTYTPQAVNQARSSFEGKVRQAGATFLYGAMSGFFTAEELDDMMYEVTEVAKFLLEVEGVDLSVEEELETEDRISGVMREVRSASEQLRHDEMECPHCGHEMEASGAETVDTADGDD, from the coding sequence ATGGCCGACGACCCATCGCGTCCACCCGAGAATGACGAACAGGACGCCGAGCGGTCCGACGACTCGCCGACCGAGGAGCGTGCGGATATCGATGATGAACCGGACGCCACTGCCGAGACCGAGTCCGCCGCCGAGGAAACCTCTCCCGAAGCGGACGCCGACGACGTGCCCCCGGAGGTGCGCAAGTACGAGCGGTTCAAGAAGGTCGATGGCGCGCAGTACGACCGGGTCAACGAGTTCCTGCGCGACCGGACGTACATCACCGCCCGCGAGTGGGCCATCGCCCGACTCTGCGCTGACTTCCGGACAGAGACCGGCGTCGAGATGACGAAAATCGGCGAGAATCTGCCGGAACTCGTCCCGTTCATGACCGACACCTACACCCCGCAAGCGGTCAATCAGGCCCGCTCGTCGTTCGAGGGGAAAGTCCGGCAGGCAGGTGCAACGTTCCTCTACGGCGCGATGTCGGGCTTTTTCACTGCGGAGGAATTGGACGACATGATGTACGAGGTGACGGAAGTCGCCAAGTTCCTTCTCGAAGTCGAGGGCGTCGATTTGTCCGTCGAAGAGGAGCTAGAGACCGAAGACCGAATCTCGGGCGTCATGCGCGAGGTCCGGTCGGCCAGCGAGCAGTTGCGCCACGACGAGATGGAGTGTCCTCACTGCGGCCACGAGATGGAGGCTTCGGGAGCCGAAACGGTCGATACTGCCGACGGCGACGACTGA
- a CDS encoding DUF7529 family protein has translation MNDDAEDHEESRDAGASDADGESADPESLAEESPAAAFEQVSELSGTHLRAAEFWEDIVADMEATAEEYEAEGWETLQLHPGDVTPLVPDGEGDDDFGIDVLVPDDEFGELESLLEGGISFDSYEAFRATADSLVLLVVAMEDPDAQLAVLYPAYYDAESAQSMLAAAERAGEMRSYVRTLTNDRIEFTHREPENFARPTATGE, from the coding sequence ATGAACGACGACGCCGAGGACCACGAGGAGTCACGGGACGCCGGAGCATCCGACGCGGACGGAGAGAGCGCGGACCCCGAATCACTCGCCGAGGAGAGTCCCGCCGCGGCGTTCGAACAGGTGAGCGAACTCTCCGGCACCCACCTCCGCGCCGCCGAGTTCTGGGAGGACATCGTCGCCGACATGGAGGCGACCGCCGAGGAGTACGAGGCAGAGGGCTGGGAGACGCTTCAACTCCACCCCGGCGACGTGACCCCGCTGGTGCCCGACGGCGAGGGAGACGACGATTTCGGTATCGACGTGTTGGTGCCCGACGACGAGTTCGGCGAACTCGAATCGCTACTGGAGGGCGGCATCTCCTTCGACAGTTACGAGGCGTTCCGAGCGACGGCCGACAGTCTCGTGTTGCTCGTGGTCGCCATGGAGGACCCCGACGCGCAACTCGCGGTTCTCTACCCCGCCTACTACGACGCCGAGAGCGCCCAATCGATGCTCGCGGCCGCCGAGCGCGCGGGCGAGATGCGGAGCTACGTCAGGACGCTGACCAACGACCGAATCGAGTTCACCCACCGAGAGCCAGAAAACTTCGCGCGGCCGACCGCCACCGGCGAGTAA
- a CDS encoding DUF7112 family protein: MAERISSDHSSLTTVRATLVRSGGLDRPKIEIPGDAVESFPDGELVRVVADDTEYRARIESPLTDDGREIRGLYESPTLARNPEDGENHLSTWLDGTNVEFGQSVLVDVIEEGFKYGLREPGQRVFYEATESPDESLADIAQGLDE; this comes from the coding sequence ATGGCCGAACGCATCTCTAGCGACCACTCCTCGCTCACGACCGTCCGCGCGACTCTCGTCCGAAGCGGCGGACTGGACCGCCCAAAAATCGAGATTCCGGGCGACGCCGTCGAGTCGTTCCCCGACGGCGAACTCGTCCGGGTCGTCGCCGACGACACCGAGTATCGCGCCCGCATCGAGTCGCCCCTGACCGACGACGGCCGCGAGATTCGGGGTCTCTACGAGTCGCCGACGCTCGCTCGCAATCCGGAAGACGGCGAGAACCACCTCTCGACGTGGTTGGACGGGACGAACGTTGAGTTCGGCCAGTCGGTCCTCGTGGACGTTATCGAGGAAGGATTCAAGTACGGCCTGCGCGAACCCGGCCAGCGAGTCTTCTACGAGGCCACCGAGTCGCCCGACGAGAGTCTGGCCGACATCGCACAGGGACTCGACGAGTAG
- a CDS encoding 30S ribosomal protein S6e: MADFQVVVADPDSGATYQHDVDGQDANRFLGKSIGEEADGGAVGLDGYTVEITGGSDDAGRPMRGDVDGPNLKEVLLDGGVGYEPSRDGERKRVTVRGGEVSDATAQLNVKISEYGEESVEDLLGEGGDEDDE, encoded by the coding sequence ATGGCAGACTTTCAGGTCGTCGTCGCGGACCCCGACTCCGGGGCGACCTACCAGCACGACGTGGACGGACAGGACGCCAACCGATTCCTCGGCAAATCCATCGGCGAGGAAGCCGACGGCGGCGCGGTCGGTCTCGACGGCTACACGGTCGAGATTACCGGCGGCTCCGACGACGCGGGGCGACCGATGCGCGGCGACGTTGACGGCCCGAACCTCAAGGAAGTTCTCCTCGACGGCGGCGTCGGCTACGAGCCGTCCCGCGACGGCGAGCGCAAGCGCGTGACCGTCCGCGGCGGCGAAGTCAGCGACGCCACCGCACAGCTCAACGTCAAAATCAGCGAGTACGGCGAGGAGTCCGTCGAGGACCTCCTCGGCGAGGGCGGCGACGAAGACGACGAGTAG
- a CDS encoding SOUL family heme-binding protein, with protein MRTRTTALLAGAGGLLAAWVGWGAYSRRTTERVPAETLAEFDGVELRRYPRLVLAETAAESEREAFGRLFRYLSGENETGDEVAMTAPVATWGTKLPMTAPVRTTGDEGEVTMAFYLPADYGPGDAPVPTNPAVRLAVEPPRTLAVARFSWYATESRVEKYRESLLDALDARGIEPRTRPTLLQYDDPWTPPFMRRNEVAVEVDHETVTRVGGAGT; from the coding sequence ATGCGAACTCGAACGACGGCGCTACTCGCCGGAGCGGGCGGACTCCTCGCGGCGTGGGTCGGCTGGGGAGCGTACAGTCGCCGGACCACCGAGCGCGTGCCCGCGGAGACCCTCGCCGAATTCGACGGCGTGGAACTCCGGCGCTACCCGCGCCTCGTCCTCGCCGAGACGGCGGCAGAGTCCGAGCGAGAGGCCTTCGGCCGCCTCTTTCGGTATCTCTCCGGCGAGAACGAGACCGGCGACGAGGTGGCGATGACCGCGCCCGTGGCGACGTGGGGAACGAAACTCCCGATGACCGCGCCGGTTCGAACGACCGGCGATGAGGGCGAGGTGACGATGGCGTTCTACCTCCCAGCCGACTACGGTCCCGGCGACGCGCCGGTCCCGACGAACCCCGCGGTCAGACTCGCGGTCGAACCGCCGCGGACACTCGCCGTCGCTCGATTCTCGTGGTACGCGACCGAGAGCAGGGTCGAAAAATACCGCGAGTCGCTGCTCGACGCGCTCGACGCTCGCGGCATCGAACCCCGGACTCGGCCGACCTTGCTCCAGTACGACGACCCGTGGACCCCGCCGTTCATGCGCCGCAACGAAGTCGCGGTAGAGGTGGACCACGAGACCGTGACGCGAGTCGGCGGGGCGGGGACCTGA